The DNA region TGGTGACCTTGATCCCCCGAATTACTATTAAATCCAACTACAGGAATAGAGCGCTGAGCAAAATCAAGTAATTGTTTTTTCTGGCGGTCATCAGTGTGAGGTAGACTTGCACGTAAGAGCTCAACTGGCATTTCCCTACTAATAGCTCTGGCAACATCTGAACCAATGGAAGCCATATTTGGTGTCCCTTGTATAAGGAATGATTGCATGACACTATCATATTTATTCACACAATACTTGGTTAGAAGGCCAAAGAATTCATCAAATGTAGCCTGCCAAAGTGAACGATTTGCAATATTGTAGTTGCTAGCAGCATGAGGATCAGTTAGAAGTTCAGTTGCCCTCTCAAGCACAGACACTAGAATAAGGGAAGCCCCATCTCCAGCAGAACTTCCAAGGGGACGTAGGGGAGGCGGCTCGGAAGTATAAACAACTGCTGCTAGACAAGCACTTACTGCACCTAGATCCATTTCACGAATGCACCTCGAAACAACCCTCGCAAGGTTACTTATAGTTTCTGCTGCAGCTGGGTCGGAGGGAAGGCCACCAAATAAGAACCTTAAATGCCGAAAGATGGCCATGCAGACTATTCGCATTAGCTCACCACCAGGAAAGAGCAGTTGAAGATACCTAGCAAGTAGCTTTCGACCCTTGGGTAGAGAAACTATCCTGAGAAAAACAAAGTCATCTTTTGCAGCAAGTGTAACCGTACGTCCATTCTTTCCCAGTGGATCAACTAACTGAAGCGAGGTAGCAAGTCCTTCCAGAAGACCTTGCCGTTTCCGTTTTAACACAAGACCACCATCTTGAAGCTGATTAAACTGTAGGAAACGGTCAATATCATCTACGTCAAGAAGAAGATAAATACCATCTTCAATTGTAACCCTAGCTGCAAGCATTGGTTCCTGTTCAAGGGGTTTCTCTGAAATGCTTTGCTCGGGGCTACCTGCATGAGAGGAATTGGGAGGATCAACTTCCAGTAGAGGACGGGGCCTGCGAATTGATGAGAATGGAACCCTCCCTAGTGCATCAACCTGAAGAAAAGCATGTGGTTCAGCATTAGAAGAGGGTCGTAGAGGGAGTTCCTTTATTTGAGCTGGAGAAAAGTGATGCCTCAATTTAGCACCAGAAGACTTTTTTGCGAGACAGCCTTGGTGGTAATAGTCATCAACATATGGATCATTACTGTGTGTTGCAACAAGCTGCATTCTAAGAATATTCTCAATTTCCTCAATAGACATATACTTGGACCTAAATCGGGGCCATCCACTATTGCTTCTCAGGCTACCCATATCAAAACCCTGTGGGGGAAACCGGAGATTCTGTCTACCTAATTGAGCTGATTTTGGCATTGGATCCCTCATTTCCATCAGCCCAAGCATCTGGTCATATTTGTTAATCATGGGTAAACCTGATGAAATATTGGGATGATCTCCAGGATATAATCCTGCCTGGTTTACCAATTGATTATGTACTATCTGATTAAGAGGGGAACCAGTAGGAAATTGACGCATGTTTCCACCAAAAGGTGGCCCATGGTTTATTCCACTCAACTGTAATGCAGAATTGGGGAAATGAGATCGATTTGGTGGTGATAGTGCCATCTGAGCTCCCGTAGCATGATAAGGAAGGTTTAAGTGGCCTGAATTCTGACTTGGAGAAGCCTGATGAGATCTACCACCAGGTGGAGGATAAGAAGTAAATGAGGAGTTCGGTACCAAAATTGGTTCACTAGAAAAATGAGGAAATTCCTGCTGCTTGTCAGGATATAAAGATGTTCTATGCAAGGGCCTTGACTCTTGTAAGTGTGCAATGGTGGAATGCGGTTGTGATGACCATCGTTTGCCATCCTGATTAGTTTCCGTACCATACAAATGCTGATCAAACCAGTTGGGAGCCGATTCACTAGGTTGGAGCTGGTGATGTTGCTGCTGCCTTTGCTGCTCAGGATAAGAGGATGTTCTGTACAAGGCCTTTGCTTCATGTAACTGAGAAAGAGAAGAATGAGGCTGTGATGGCATTCTTCTGCCATCCAAAGAACCTTCATTATCATAAGCATTCTGGTCATACCAATTAAGAACATCATCCTTGTGTGCCCATTCAGCCGCAGAATCTGAACAAGGTATAAGCTTATAAATTCATTTCAGCGGAAAAACATTGCAAACATTGACAAAGGACGAAAACTTTAATCATAAAACATTTACTCATGAGATAATAGTTTGGAATTGTTGGCACTATAAAGTGGGATCTTGAAGCCAGATTATCTGTAATAAGCTTGATGCATATGATTTATATTCCCTAGCTTGAAAGGGAGTATTGTATATCATATTATAACCAGTCAAATCATGCTGAGGATATCCTTAAGCAAATCAATTTTTGTTCACTTGTCAAGTTAAACAAAGGCCACTCCAATTTAATCTATTCCAACTTTCAAGTATTTAATCCTAAATTCTAACAGCTTGGTTTATAGCTTACACACTTCACATAAACCAAGCAAAAAAGGGGCAGtattattttttgatataaaaatgGTAAATTCTTTACAATTGCTTTACTCACTTTCTCTCGATCCCTGTTCACCAATAAATCCTGCGCCTTTTGGTTCACTTACAACCTTGTTCAACTGAAATTAAagcccaaaaaaaaaacttaatcttCATATCAGTAACATAAAGCATAAATGAgcattattatcaaaattataacaAACTGAAAGCTGAGCACACAAGTAACCCagtaaataaagataaaagaactaATTTTTGTGTTGGAGGCAGAACTTATTAGCTTAGTTAATAAATACAGTTGAATAAGCTTGAAATGTGAAAGGAATCAAGTAAAGTAGAGTAGCCTTTTATTTAAACAACTCTTGTACTTTCCTCCttctttcactttcttttttccAATTTTCCTTTATGAGCAATAACGGGTAAAGTCCCAAAAGTCTAAAATCCCTGTATACATGTTTGcataatataattttctctCACGTTTTTATCCAATAgaacaatttcaattttcaagtaTAAATGAGCAGTAAGTTGAAATTTTATCCATATATCTTGCTCAGACTAATAAATTTAACCAAGGGTAGAAAACTTTAATAGTCTGCCAAGATTTTGCAAAGGTTCTAAAAAGATTGAAGTAGCATGACCCACACCATACTGAGTCATAGG from Glycine soja cultivar W05 chromosome 8, ASM419377v2, whole genome shotgun sequence includes:
- the LOC114422113 gene encoding protein PAT1 homolog, which translates into the protein MVDTDGFGTGGDVGGTPKTGDLRQLGNVPTVFDASQYAFFGSDTAVQEVELGGLDDDDGLLESNEEEFILNREEADNLKSLSDIDDLSTTFWKLNKVVSEPKGAGFIGEQGSRENSAAEWAHKDDVLNWYDQNAYDNEGSLDGRRMPSQPHSSLSQLHEAKALYRTSSYPEQQRQQQHHQLQPSESAPNWFDQHLYGTETNQDGKRWSSQPHSTIAHLQESRPLHRTSLYPDKQQEFPHFSSEPILVPNSSFTSYPPPGGRSHQASPSQNSGHLNLPYHATGAQMALSPPNRSHFPNSALQLSGINHGPPFGGNMRQFPTGSPLNQIVHNQLVNQAGLYPGDHPNISSGLPMINKYDQMLGLMEMRDPMPKSAQLGRQNLRFPPQGFDMGSLRSNSGWPRFRSKYMSIEEIENILRMQLVATHSNDPYVDDYYHQGCLAKKSSGAKLRHHFSPAQIKELPLRPSSNAEPHAFLQVDALGRVPFSSIRRPRPLLEVDPPNSSHAGSPEQSISEKPLEQEPMLAARVTIEDGIYLLLDVDDIDRFLQFNQLQDGGLVLKRKRQGLLEGLATSLQLVDPLGKNGRTVTLAAKDDFVFLRIVSLPKGRKLLARYLQLLFPGGELMRIVCMAIFRHLRFLFGGLPSDPAAAETISNLARVVSRCIREMDLGAVSACLAAVVYTSEPPPLRPLGSSAGDGASLILVSVLERATELLTDPHAASNYNIANRSLWQATFDEFFGLLTKYCVNKYDSVMQSFLIQGTPNMASIGSDVARAISREMPVELLRASLPHTDDRQKKQLLDFAQRSIPVVGFNSNSGDQGHHVNSESVLS